A genomic segment from Diospyros lotus cultivar Yz01 chromosome 5, ASM1463336v1, whole genome shotgun sequence encodes:
- the LOC127802387 gene encoding uncharacterized protein LOC127802387: MGRGGKVQSKKNSKRKIRSRCKGSDESDEDYTVGEDEDLNYSEDEESQESFGEFEEEEEEEEVRKVGRLKGQKTLRGRKKFGSGKVRKRSRVSYRLRIGENFEDQDHGDDDGEPDEIGLDEEEELAVQKKKDKVVRRPLRKKGVFIGRKRKRNYGVTKKPMKKKPRKRRRLLRKSVVGNDGAYKKKKLIIEERGEKNTGQRKRKFTEESDSDFVSSGSSDYEYTISEEEKEQVREASEFCGDLTTSLRNSSSIKIEQEEGILCQQRKRSGRKGKEKVDDLKNETGKQFCGICLSEEVKKTVRGTLNCCNHFFCFSCIMEWSKVESRCPLCKQRFVTISKPTRSDMGFDLRTVVIQIPERDQVYQPSEEELRGYLYPYDNAICTECHQSGDDALMLLCDLCDSPAHTYCVGLGHEVPEGSWYCEVCRPTGSSNVQAPNLTSDQRTVRQLSGRWSPVGNVREDIDLNSDYVPETPLGQGSEVLSSSGRSVGNFQAASPVSGIGVLTVSERRRIQRQIHNLLNNSIISQLGGRNGMPATPPRNNLSGSQPTALGAANLQAPSHISDQRTIRELNGRSSPVENVREDIDLNSAYVPETPLGQGSGVLSSPRRSVGNFQAASPVPGTGALTVSERRRMQHEIHHLLNNTIGRWGGRNGMPAPTPGNNLLGFQMERVREVGLQNAMIPERLDSYQAFSHGRLQENFTPPTLGRDLFSARSSNSRGQLLQGQTSNSADGFVNGMLESGVAGISGVINSRSGHEQIHPYASRSSNADDSMASCRYRDVGHLTAQKEQVQSLVRSHLKTLSRRMEIGYSTFKEIARSSTHTILAACDLEHRASEVYPVHPPAKCNHVEGIMSGEPVSLMKDCCSSCFESFVKNVVWEIAGARVPSVA; the protein is encoded by the exons ATGGGCAGGGGGGGGAAGGTTCAGAGCAAGAAAAATAGTAAGAGAAAAATTCGATCTCGGTGCAAGGGATCAGATGAGTCAGATGAGGATTACACAGTGGGTGAAGATGAAGATTTGAATTATTCTGAGGATGAGGAATCACAAGAGAGTTTTGGTGAAtttgaagaggaggaggaggaggaggaagtgaGGAAAGTTGGTAGGCTGAAGGGGCAAAAGACCTTGCGGGGTAGGAAGAAATTTGGGAGTGGGAAGGTACGCAAAAGAAGTAGGGTTTCATATAGATTACGAATTGGTGAGAATTTTGAAGATCAGGATCATGGGGATGATGATGGGGAACCAGATGAAATTGGTTTAGACGAGGAAGAAGAGTTGGCAGTtcagaagaagaaagataaggtTGTGAGGCGCCCTCTGAGAAAAAAAGGTGTTTTCATTGGGCgaaagaggaagaggaattATGGGGTAACCAAAAAGCCTATGAAAAAGAAACCAAGGAAGAGACGTAGGTTGCTGAGGAAATCAGTTGTTGGTAATGATGGGGCatacaagaagaagaaactaattATAGAAGAAAGGGGTGAAAAGAATACTGGTcagagaaaaaggaaatttaCGGAAGAATCTGATTCAGATTTTGTGAGCTCTGGATCATCTGATTATGAATATACCATATCtgaggaagagaaagaacaGGTGAGAGAAGCCAGTGAATTTTGCGGAGATTTGACTACTAGTCTCAGAAATTCATCTTCAATAAAGATAGAACAAGAAGAAGGGATCTTGTGTCAGCAAAGGAAACGTTCAGGAAGAAAGGGTAAGGAGAAGGTAGATGATTTAAAGAACGAAACTGGAAAGCAGTTTTGTGGGATCTGTTTATCAGAAGAAGTAAAGAAAACTGTTCGAGGAACATTGAATTGTtgcaatcattttttttgtttttcttgcatAATGGAATGGTCAAAGGTGGAATCTCGCTGCCCTTTGTGCAAACAAAGGTTTGTGACGATTAGTAAGCCAACTAGATCAGATATGGGGTTTGATTTGAGGACTGTGGTGATCCAAATTCCAGAACGTGATCAG GTTTATCAACCATCTGAAGAAGAACTCAGGGGTTATCTTTACCCATATGATAATGCAATTTGTACCGAATGCCATCAAAGTGGTGATGATGCTCTTATGTTACTTTGTGATCTCTGTGATTCACCAGCACATACTTATTGTGTTGGTCTTGGACATGAAGTACCTGAAGGTAGTTGGTATTGTGAAGTCTGTAGACCAACTGGTTCCTCAAATGTACAAGCTCCCAATCTTACATCTGACCAAAGAACAGTCCGCCAATTGTCTGGCAGATGGTCTCCTGTTGGAAATGTTAGAGAGGACATAGACCTTAATTCAGATTATGTTCCTGAAACGCCATTGGGTCAAGGAAGTGAGGTTCTCTCATCTTCTGGAAGATCTGTTGGGAATTTTCAAGCTGCTTCTCCTGTATCAGGAATAGGGGTTTTAACTGTGTCTGAAAGACGCAGGATACAGCGTCAGATACACAATCTACTTAATAACAGCATAATAAGTCAATTGGGTGGTAGAAATGGAATGCCAGCTACACCACCTAGAAATAATCTATCAGGCTCTCAACCAACTGCTCTTGGTGCTGCAAATCTACAAGCTCCAAGTCATATATCTGACCAAAGAACAATCAGAGAATTGAATGGCAGATCATCTCCTGTTGAAAATGTTAGAGAGGACATAGACCTTAATTCAGCTTATGTGCCCGAAACACCATTGGGTCAAGGAAGTGGGGTTCTCTCATCTCCTAGAAGATCTGTTGGGAATTTTCAAGCTGCTTCTCCTGTACCAGGAACAGGGGCTTTAACTGTCTCGGAAAGACGCAGGATGCAGCACGAGATACACCATCTACTTAATAACACAATAGGCCGATGGGGTGGTAGAAATGGAATGCCAGCTCCGACTCCTGGAAATAATCTGTTGGGCTTTCAAATGGAGCGGGTTAGGGAGGTAGGGTTGCAAAATGCGATGATTCCAGAAAGGTTAGATTCTTATCAAGCATTTTCCCATGGAAGGTTACAGGAGAATTTCACACCTCCAACCCTGGGTAGGGATCTTTTTTCTGCAAGGTCATCCAATTCAAGGGGTCAACTGCTTCAAGGTCAAACGTCTAATTCTGCTGATGGTTTTGTCAATGGGATGCTAGAATCAGGAGTTGCAGGGATCAGTGGGGTTATCAATTCGAGATCGGGCCACGAGCAAATCCATCCATATGCTAGCAGATCAAGCAATGCTGATGATAGTATGGCCTCTTGTAGATATAGAGATGTGGGCCACTTAACCGCACAAAAGGAACAAGTGCAATCACTGGTTAGGAGCCACTTAAAAACCTTATCAAGACGAATGGAGATAG